A stretch of Lysinibacillus agricola DNA encodes these proteins:
- a CDS encoding D-alanine--D-alanine ligase, with the protein MKKRIGLLYGGKSAEHEVSLSTARAVTGALNFEEYEVYPIFITPEGEWRRGELLKKPASTIEELQFGDDVTILENNITDFLIDNNGKAIQFDVIFPLLHGTNGEDGTVQGLLEVLNLPYVGNGVLASSAGMDKVIMKQLFEIAGLPQVPYTYFIRSDWANEQEAIIARCEEKLDWPMFVKPANLGSSVGINKATNRDELVKAIEIALQYDRKIVVEQGIVAREVELAVLGNDFPEVSVPGEIKPVTEFYDYDSKYKDGSTALIIPAELPVNTVSGLQDLAKRAFKAIDGSGLVRADFFVTADNSIYINEVNTMPGFTPVSMYPLLWQHTNVSYPELIDRLITLAIERFEEKQQLHYKKD; encoded by the coding sequence ATGAAAAAAAGAATCGGTTTATTATACGGAGGAAAGTCAGCAGAGCATGAGGTGTCATTGTCGACAGCACGTGCAGTCACTGGAGCTTTGAATTTCGAGGAGTATGAAGTATATCCGATTTTCATTACACCTGAAGGGGAATGGCGCCGTGGTGAGCTTCTAAAAAAACCTGCAAGTACAATTGAAGAATTACAATTTGGTGATGATGTCACTATTTTAGAAAATAATATTACAGATTTTTTAATTGATAATAATGGTAAAGCTATACAATTTGATGTTATTTTCCCATTGCTGCATGGTACAAATGGGGAAGATGGAACTGTTCAAGGTTTACTTGAAGTTCTAAATTTGCCGTATGTAGGAAATGGTGTGTTAGCATCATCAGCTGGCATGGATAAAGTTATTATGAAGCAATTATTTGAAATTGCCGGATTACCACAAGTGCCGTATACGTACTTCATTCGTAGCGACTGGGCTAATGAACAGGAGGCTATCATTGCTCGCTGTGAAGAAAAATTGGATTGGCCGATGTTTGTAAAACCTGCGAACTTGGGATCAAGCGTAGGAATTAACAAGGCAACAAATCGCGATGAATTAGTGAAAGCTATTGAAATAGCCTTACAGTATGACCGTAAAATTGTAGTTGAACAAGGCATTGTTGCTCGTGAGGTCGAATTAGCTGTCTTAGGAAATGACTTTCCAGAAGTTTCTGTGCCTGGTGAAATTAAACCGGTTACAGAGTTTTATGATTATGATTCTAAATATAAAGATGGCTCAACTGCTCTTATTATTCCAGCAGAGCTTCCAGTAAATACTGTATCAGGCTTACAAGATCTAGCAAAACGTGCGTTTAAAGCTATTGATGGAAGCGGTTTAGTTCGTGCGGACTTTTTTGTAACGGCCGATAATAGCATTTATATTAATGAAGTGAATACAATGCCAGGTTTTACACCTGTTAGTATGTATCCACTTCTTTGGCAACATACAAATGTAAGCTATCCAGAGCTTATTGATCGTCTGATTACATTAGCGATTGAGCGTTTCGAAGAAAAACAACAGCTTCACTATAAAAAAGACTGA